In Paenibacillus sp. FSL M7-0420, a single genomic region encodes these proteins:
- a CDS encoding GH36-type glycosyl hydrolase domain-containing protein: MMLKFNTARAAAASPEDILRQAFADRIEEGGQLSAVFTDSRCIGAVGVAGLPLRLPAIQELLKLPEVAALLPKEAGASALFTVNDTGTELSLHIRHAGRQEQAIAIPEAAAGAALAQLQAAPGWAGALNAEGEHVIDLRSPVPGPHFAVNLLLGNRLEFPHPLQTTPKSVVDRLGGGSFRSHAATQVLATRWDMRQEENGFPANRQFYLFEDGKQILYSADPGGEGIESAVCRHSQNVTIITYRLSGGLEITRTIFILPHAEGLPLATEMQRVTITNHGESSRQLRLVYTGMFGSAAPGALFEDVLYSNVIMQGGVLQDADGAVAAISPDYYPEGGRHDLRFHTMIIHGEDGPVLPREYCVSYNEFVGTGSLHRPSGALKLSSILHRKGPGFFAVAGEIQVAAGATAAVDQLTGLVSDKSGATWSDTVLEEEVGALIARFTSRSSAEEALAQSLKFVRNYSRFLQVSSGDENFDQFVNRNLPFQVLYQSFVSRSFCQTQKGYREIGFREIQDMYASMYYFTGMGAGGLVKSLLKEWTSMVFGLGYAYHNFFWAGKEPGKWSDDALWLIQAVYRYVMLTGDAEFLDESCPVAGTDTERPVFETLKAIIVYSGQISIGRHGLPLLDFADWNDCLKLDDTYLNGPAKEALYRKQLEAGGVFGDSLESDYSESVMNAFLLKVAVDELSALAARKGEQAYADELTGFGAKLRERIQEHAWKGDFFARVLFNRYPNGEYTYLGAAGDGMSSDPAKDGSYFLNSFSWSILAGCADEEQIAVMLDTMKAHLMTPYGMKLVSPVALGRVSTHTASDEYFPGDRENGGVFKHACMMAAAAMFKGAKEVSSPDLAAELCRLGYWLLDRIMPFKTMDDPFAVCGNPRFCTQYNNSETGENIGPMLSGTSTWLTLSLMEALGIEYTEQGIALSPVLREEQTELTYTLKLGSSSYRIQVRKPEGFHRMQDGATRLMLDGRLLEDGLVPAVDDGFAHEVELIFAD; the protein is encoded by the coding sequence ATGATGCTGAAATTCAATACCGCAAGAGCAGCGGCAGCTTCACCTGAGGATATCCTGAGACAGGCATTCGCAGACCGGATAGAGGAGGGCGGCCAGCTAAGCGCCGTCTTCACGGATTCCAGGTGCATCGGGGCTGTTGGCGTAGCGGGTCTTCCGCTCCGGCTGCCTGCCATTCAGGAGCTGTTGAAGCTCCCGGAGGTGGCAGCGCTGCTGCCGAAGGAGGCTGGCGCATCCGCGCTGTTCACCGTGAATGATACAGGTACGGAACTATCCTTGCATATCCGCCATGCCGGAAGACAGGAACAGGCAATAGCCATACCGGAGGCGGCTGCAGGCGCGGCACTGGCGCAGCTTCAGGCTGCACCGGGCTGGGCTGGTGCCCTTAACGCTGAAGGCGAGCATGTCATTGACCTGCGTTCCCCCGTTCCGGGTCCGCACTTCGCGGTCAATCTGCTGCTGGGCAACCGGCTGGAGTTCCCTCATCCGCTCCAGACTACACCGAAGAGTGTGGTAGACCGCCTTGGCGGCGGCAGCTTCCGTTCCCATGCGGCTACCCAGGTGCTGGCGACCCGCTGGGATATGCGCCAGGAGGAGAACGGCTTCCCGGCCAACCGTCAATTCTATCTGTTCGAGGACGGGAAGCAGATCCTCTATTCCGCTGATCCGGGCGGAGAAGGCATTGAATCGGCGGTCTGCCGCCATTCACAGAATGTAACCATCATCACGTACCGCCTGTCCGGCGGACTTGAGATTACGCGCACCATCTTCATTCTGCCGCATGCTGAGGGTCTGCCGCTGGCGACCGAGATGCAGCGCGTTACGATTACGAACCATGGAGAGAGCAGCCGCCAGCTTCGTCTGGTGTACACGGGCATGTTCGGTTCGGCAGCACCGGGCGCTTTGTTCGAGGATGTGCTGTATAGCAATGTTATTATGCAAGGCGGCGTATTGCAGGACGCTGATGGTGCCGTGGCTGCAATCAGCCCTGACTACTATCCGGAAGGCGGGCGTCATGATCTGCGCTTCCACACGATGATCATCCACGGGGAAGACGGACCGGTGCTGCCGCGCGAATATTGCGTCAGCTACAATGAGTTCGTCGGTACCGGCTCGCTTCACCGCCCATCCGGCGCGCTGAAGCTAAGCAGCATTCTGCACCGCAAGGGGCCGGGATTCTTCGCGGTAGCGGGGGAGATTCAGGTTGCTGCCGGAGCCACGGCAGCAGTTGACCAGCTGACGGGTCTTGTCTCCGACAAGAGCGGTGCTACCTGGAGCGATACGGTACTGGAGGAAGAGGTAGGTGCGCTGATCGCCCGCTTCACAAGCCGCAGCTCGGCGGAAGAAGCCTTGGCGCAATCCCTGAAGTTCGTGCGGAATTACTCCAGGTTCCTGCAGGTATCCTCGGGGGACGAGAATTTCGACCAGTTCGTGAACCGTAATCTGCCTTTTCAGGTGCTCTATCAGAGCTTTGTCTCCCGCTCCTTCTGTCAGACCCAGAAGGGCTACCGGGAGATCGGCTTCCGTGAAATTCAGGATATGTATGCCTCGATGTATTATTTCACCGGGATGGGCGCGGGCGGCCTCGTCAAGAGCCTGCTGAAAGAATGGACCAGCATGGTCTTCGGGCTGGGGTATGCGTATCACAATTTCTTCTGGGCCGGCAAAGAGCCGGGTAAATGGTCCGATGATGCACTATGGCTGATCCAGGCTGTCTACCGTTATGTCATGCTGACCGGAGATGCGGAGTTCCTCGATGAGTCTTGTCCGGTAGCAGGCACGGACACAGAACGGCCGGTATTCGAGACCCTGAAGGCCATTATTGTCTATTCCGGACAGATCTCGATCGGACGCCACGGCTTGCCGCTGCTCGACTTCGCAGACTGGAACGACTGTCTGAAGCTCGATGACACCTACCTGAACGGCCCGGCCAAGGAAGCACTCTACCGGAAGCAGCTGGAGGCCGGCGGTGTCTTCGGAGATTCGCTGGAGAGTGATTATTCCGAGAGCGTCATGAACGCCTTCCTGCTGAAGGTGGCGGTCGATGAATTGTCCGCCCTGGCCGCCCGCAAAGGCGAGCAGGCGTATGCAGATGAGCTGACCGGCTTCGGAGCCAAGCTGCGCGAACGCATCCAGGAGCATGCCTGGAAGGGCGATTTCTTCGCCCGTGTGCTGTTCAACCGCTATCCGAACGGAGAATACACGTATCTCGGCGCTGCCGGGGACGGGATGTCCTCCGATCCGGCGAAGGACGGCTCGTACTTCCTGAATTCGTTCAGCTGGAGCATTCTGGCGGGCTGTGCGGATGAGGAGCAGATCGCGGTGATGCTGGACACCATGAAGGCACATCTGATGACGCCTTACGGCATGAAGCTGGTCTCACCGGTGGCGCTGGGCCGGGTATCCACGCACACGGCATCGGATGAATACTTCCCGGGTGACCGTGAGAACGGCGGCGTATTCAAGCATGCCTGCATGATGGCTGCTGCGGCTATGTTCAAGGGGGCCAAGGAAGTATCCAGCCCGGATCTGGCAGCAGAGCTCTGCCGCCTGGGTTACTGGCTGCTGGACCGGATTATGCCGTTCAAGACGATGGATGATCCGTTTGCCGTCTGCGGGAATCCGCGGTTCTGCACCCAATACAACAACAGCGAGACTGGTGAGAACATCGGTCCGATGCTTAGCGGCACCTCGACCTGGCTCACCCTCTCGCTGATGGAAGCGCTGGGTATTGAATATACGGAGCAGGGCATAGCCCTGAGTCCGGTGCTGCGGGAAGAGCAGACGGAGCTTACCTACACCTTGAAGCTTGGCAGCTCCTCCTACCGGATTCAGGTCCGTAAGCCGGAGGGCTTCCACCGCATGCAGGATGGGGCAACCCGCCTGATGCTGGACGGCCGCTTACTGGAGGACGGCTTGGTACCGGCCGTAGATGACGGCTTCGCCCATGAGGTAGAGCTTATCTTCGCGGACTGA
- a CDS encoding extracellular solute-binding protein — MKVRSPLFLLLLMLSGCSWDSTEYSQPPASPQSTAPYFDVKEGKYDPPVDLYTVGSVNPNLNFIKGESLEHNVHTAWAEKRLGIRIRYLWTISGTSETYANKLRLELAKGNMPDIVTTRDAAIIQELIDSGQFMEVGDLFEQHASEVWKKAVAEDASAWNPFMRGAHRYAIPIMDYEYNSDPLLWVRQDWLDKLHLKAPQTLDELEQVMDAFVNRDPDGNGIKDTYGLSVGFRNGPSTWMGDSSWVFGAYGTVPEQWNRRSDGTLEYGSIQPGARKAAGLMKQWVQRGYLSADSAWLDEEGAANQFISGKAGIIAGPHWMRGWPLSSLTKRDAEARIRAIAIPSGPGGLTMRRGTLPVNGAILINKQMKHPEIFFTYQNYLFDSYATSTGEFAHGLAEGYDWSMAGGQPSAQSSALPLGGIRVASYTLTFDGARIPSGVIREIPKDIAPVLLGQKEASRKEQFTGPPTATMKRDGELLKKLEQKSFIKIIFADSPLEEFDEFVHKWNTYGGLTETMEVNAWDRSSR; from the coding sequence ATGAAAGTCCGTTCACCGCTGTTCCTGCTGCTCCTGATGTTGTCGGGCTGCTCCTGGGACAGCACCGAATATAGTCAGCCGCCCGCTTCACCGCAGAGTACAGCCCCTTACTTCGATGTTAAGGAAGGTAAATATGATCCTCCGGTAGACCTGTATACCGTAGGCTCCGTGAACCCCAATCTGAACTTTATCAAAGGGGAGAGCCTGGAGCATAACGTACATACGGCCTGGGCCGAGAAGCGGCTTGGCATCCGCATCCGTTATCTCTGGACGATCTCCGGCACCTCAGAGACCTACGCCAACAAGCTGAGGCTGGAGCTGGCCAAAGGCAATATGCCCGACATCGTAACGACCAGAGATGCCGCTATTATCCAGGAACTGATTGATTCAGGGCAATTCATGGAAGTCGGCGACCTGTTCGAGCAGCATGCGTCCGAGGTGTGGAAGAAGGCTGTTGCCGAGGATGCTTCGGCATGGAACCCCTTCATGCGCGGCGCGCACAGGTATGCCATTCCCATTATGGATTATGAATATAACTCCGATCCGCTGCTCTGGGTCCGCCAGGATTGGCTGGACAAGCTTCATCTGAAAGCCCCACAGACCCTGGATGAGCTGGAGCAGGTCATGGATGCCTTCGTCAACCGGGACCCGGACGGCAACGGGATCAAGGATACCTACGGCCTGTCGGTCGGATTCCGCAACGGCCCCAGCACCTGGATGGGAGACAGCAGCTGGGTGTTCGGCGCCTACGGTACGGTTCCTGAGCAGTGGAACCGCCGGAGTGACGGCACCCTGGAATACGGCTCCATCCAGCCCGGTGCACGGAAGGCTGCCGGGCTCATGAAGCAATGGGTACAGCGCGGTTATCTGAGCGCTGACAGTGCCTGGCTGGATGAGGAGGGGGCGGCGAACCAGTTCATCTCCGGTAAAGCGGGCATCATTGCCGGCCCCCACTGGATGCGCGGCTGGCCGCTGTCCTCCTTGACCAAGCGTGACGCTGAGGCGCGCATCCGGGCAATTGCCATCCCTTCGGGGCCAGGTGGGCTCACCATGAGAAGAGGGACACTGCCTGTCAATGGTGCCATTCTGATTAATAAGCAGATGAAGCACCCTGAAATCTTTTTTACGTATCAGAATTATTTGTTCGATTCATACGCTACCTCGACCGGCGAGTTCGCCCATGGCCTTGCGGAGGGCTATGACTGGTCCATGGCGGGCGGCCAGCCGAGCGCCCAATCTTCGGCGCTGCCGCTGGGCGGCATCCGGGTAGCCTCCTACACGCTGACCTTCGACGGGGCTAGGATTCCCTCCGGGGTCATCCGGGAGATCCCGAAGGACATTGCCCCTGTACTGCTGGGCCAGAAAGAGGCTTCCCGCAAGGAACAGTTCACGGGACCTCCGACAGCGACGATGAAGCGTGACGGCGAGCTGCTGAAGAAGCTGGAGCAGAAAAGCTTCATCAAAATCATCTTCGCGGACAGCCCGCTTGAAGAATTCGACGAATTCGTGCACAAGTGGAACACCTACGGCGGACTTACCGAAACCATGGAGGTTAATGCCTGGGACCGCAGCAGCCGCTAA
- a CDS encoding sensor histidine kinase: MVAWRPNLFIKMVAILLSLIAATLLFYGSSYRKDVGVITSQIKTTDLNHLEFLTQQMDNNINQLAGSMYALQRDPTIRDYEQITQLGHLIDPAQTIMTVLEKLSLQTSSSTWENRIVLYKPFSGETLGSDSSLSFDVSVLHKPLPAGWEYISADRAGAEAGFRLLLSDPAQATSRPREAQLLMSMYLPVSNIERMFDAYQSQNTGDTFLYHPSFGVILSRSSDRQMAEQVTAALNITAGKSTSGIFDLKQGSFLVSSVPSSAIDWQVVHYSPLKQILEPIRSSRFSFLTGSAILLVMSLLFSLQLYRQVQRPVSLLLRSLNRMKEGRWSTRIHTRTNPEFTLLNEEFNDMAEKIQSLIEQVYLEQLRAKDAHLKQLQSQINPHFLYNCLFFIKSKAAIGDTESVEAMALSLGEYYRYITRVDHSLTTLQDELKLLENYLKIQNLRKQRICYEMDMESGLLDLHIPRLLIQPLVENSIIHGIERKIGPGSIRITGRHTREAILITVEDNGAGMTGEAIAALQARINETTREDGGCGLWNVQQRLKLHYGEASGLMIAPSPEGGLITTLRMEKKEEPDAPNSLG; the protein is encoded by the coding sequence ATGGTGGCATGGCGTCCCAACCTGTTCATTAAAATGGTGGCAATCCTGCTCTCGCTGATTGCCGCCACACTCTTATTCTACGGCTCATCCTACCGTAAGGATGTCGGAGTCATTACAAGTCAGATCAAAACCACCGACCTTAATCATCTGGAATTTCTGACCCAGCAGATGGATAACAACATCAACCAGCTGGCGGGCAGCATGTATGCCCTGCAGAGAGATCCCACCATCCGCGATTATGAGCAGATTACGCAGCTGGGCCATCTTATTGATCCCGCCCAGACGATTATGACGGTGCTGGAGAAGCTGTCTCTCCAGACCAGCTCCAGTACGTGGGAGAACCGGATTGTCTTGTACAAGCCCTTCAGCGGGGAGACCTTGGGCTCGGATTCCTCGCTGTCCTTCGATGTTTCTGTCCTGCACAAGCCGCTCCCGGCGGGCTGGGAGTATATCTCGGCGGACAGGGCCGGCGCGGAGGCAGGCTTCCGGCTGCTCTTATCGGACCCTGCCCAGGCAACAAGCCGGCCGCGCGAGGCGCAGCTGCTGATGTCCATGTATTTGCCGGTCTCCAATATTGAACGGATGTTCGATGCCTACCAGTCGCAGAACACGGGGGACACCTTCTTGTACCATCCGTCATTCGGCGTCATCCTCTCGCGGAGTTCGGACCGGCAGATGGCGGAGCAGGTCACCGCGGCACTGAATATCACGGCCGGGAAGAGTACCTCCGGCATCTTCGATCTTAAGCAGGGCAGCTTCCTGGTCAGCTCGGTGCCCTCCTCGGCCATCGACTGGCAGGTCGTGCATTATTCACCGCTGAAGCAGATTCTTGAGCCGATCCGCAGCAGCCGCTTTTCCTTCCTGACAGGATCGGCTATCCTGCTGGTGATGAGCCTGCTGTTCTCCTTGCAGCTCTACCGCCAGGTGCAGCGTCCGGTAAGCCTGCTGCTGCGTTCGCTCAACCGGATGAAGGAAGGGCGCTGGTCTACCCGTATCCATACCCGGACCAACCCGGAGTTCACGCTGCTGAATGAAGAATTTAATGATATGGCCGAGAAAATTCAGTCGCTGATCGAGCAGGTCTATCTGGAGCAGCTCCGGGCCAAGGATGCCCATCTGAAGCAGCTTCAATCACAGATCAATCCGCATTTCCTGTACAACTGCCTGTTCTTCATCAAGAGCAAGGCCGCCATAGGAGATACCGAGTCCGTCGAGGCGATGGCACTCAGCTTAGGCGAATATTACCGCTATATCACCAGGGTCGATCATTCCCTCACCACCCTTCAGGATGAGCTGAAGCTGCTGGAGAATTACCTGAAGATCCAGAACCTGCGGAAGCAGCGTATCTGCTACGAGATGGATATGGAGAGCGGGCTGCTGGACCTGCACATTCCGCGGCTGCTGATTCAGCCTCTGGTAGAGAATAGTATCATTCATGGCATTGAGCGGAAAATCGGCCCGGGCTCCATCCGGATCACCGGCCGCCATACCCGGGAAGCCATTCTCATTACCGTTGAGGACAACGGCGCCGGTATGACAGGGGAAGCCATTGCCGCGCTTCAGGCGCGTATCAACGAAACTACGCGTGAGGATGGAGGCTGCGGGCTATGGAATGTCCAGCAGCGTCTCAAATTACATTACGGCGAGGCTTCCGGCCTGATGATTGCCCCCTCACCGGAAGGCGGTCTAATAACAACTCTCCGTATGGAGAAGAAAGAGGAACCTGATGCACCAAATTCTCTTGGTTGA
- a CDS encoding response regulator — MHQILLVDDEPYVVDDLSISIPWAEMGFGQVHKAYSGYEALELLQRYPIDIVVTDINMPELSGTELIAAIRKRWKHIRVVMLTGYAEFEYARKAIEEQASAYLLKPIASDQLIAVIGKLQEKLRSDWEAWSSHQRTMQTFREHLPILRDRLLGELLQGRKLPGPQLQERLNQFDLPFSAGQPVCLAVVRPEEFFRRQDMHSMLLFEYAIINIAQELFQDRFLIWSCKDVHDYLVFLLQPREDLEHGGNPGNEVAQAAYQLQNHVSTLMGGGLSVVTTGWGDFPDQVYTLYQSAISAIRQHIGSETGIYLDTTDNSSSQPVEILQPLYEPPLLFHMFEANNWQGIEDKLNAIVSELIHSPERSLEHIQEARLHLETAFYYFAHKNNKLLSEIVGNPLLEQAPFQTPDKLREWAMEVILLLREHTDSERRNSRTVLIRKVHEYINRNLHYVSLQAIADHIQMHPVYLSKMYKLETGKRISDYISQVKMEKAAYLLIHTPLKIYEVSSELGYSNAHYFIKLFKEYAGMTPHEYRDRAL, encoded by the coding sequence ATGCACCAAATTCTCTTGGTTGACGATGAACCCTATGTGGTCGATGATCTGTCCATTTCGATTCCCTGGGCGGAGATGGGCTTCGGACAGGTCCACAAAGCTTATTCCGGGTATGAGGCGCTGGAGCTGCTCCAGCGTTATCCCATCGATATTGTAGTCACAGATATCAATATGCCGGAGCTGTCCGGCACCGAGCTGATTGCCGCCATCCGCAAGCGCTGGAAGCATATCCGGGTGGTCATGCTGACCGGCTATGCGGAGTTTGAATATGCCCGCAAGGCTATTGAGGAGCAGGCCAGCGCCTATCTGCTCAAGCCGATAGCCAGCGACCAGCTGATCGCCGTCATCGGTAAGCTGCAGGAGAAGCTGCGCAGTGACTGGGAGGCCTGGTCCTCCCACCAACGGACGATGCAGACCTTCCGCGAGCATCTGCCCATCCTGCGGGACCGCCTGCTCGGGGAGCTGCTGCAGGGACGGAAGCTGCCCGGGCCGCAGCTCCAGGAGCGGCTGAACCAGTTCGACCTGCCGTTCTCGGCCGGACAGCCGGTCTGTCTGGCCGTGGTCCGCCCCGAGGAATTCTTCCGCCGCCAGGATATGCACAGCATGCTGCTGTTTGAATATGCAATCATTAATATCGCCCAGGAGCTGTTCCAGGACCGGTTCCTGATCTGGTCCTGTAAGGATGTGCATGACTATCTCGTATTCCTGCTGCAGCCCAGAGAGGATCTTGAACATGGCGGCAATCCGGGAAATGAGGTGGCCCAGGCTGCCTATCAGCTGCAGAATCATGTCAGTACCCTGATGGGAGGCGGCCTGTCCGTGGTGACCACCGGCTGGGGAGACTTTCCCGATCAGGTCTACACCCTCTATCAATCCGCCATCTCAGCCATCCGCCAGCATATCGGCAGCGAGACCGGCATCTATCTCGATACTACGGATAACAGCAGCTCCCAGCCCGTGGAGATTCTCCAGCCGCTGTATGAGCCTCCGCTGCTGTTCCACATGTTCGAAGCGAACAACTGGCAGGGCATTGAAGACAAGCTGAACGCTATCGTATCGGAGCTGATCCACAGTCCCGAGCGGTCACTGGAGCATATCCAGGAAGCCCGTCTGCACTTGGAGACGGCCTTCTATTACTTCGCCCACAAGAATAACAAGCTGCTGAGCGAGATTGTGGGCAATCCGCTGCTGGAGCAGGCTCCCTTTCAGACGCCGGACAAGCTGCGGGAGTGGGCTATGGAGGTTATCCTTTTGCTGAGAGAGCATACGGATTCCGAACGGCGGAACAGCCGGACCGTGCTGATCCGCAAGGTGCATGAGTATATCAACCGCAATCTGCACTACGTCTCCCTACAGGCCATCGCCGACCATATCCAGATGCATCCGGTCTATCTCTCCAAAATGTACAAGCTGGAGACCGGCAAGCGGATCAGCGACTATATCAGTCAGGTAAAGATGGAAAAAGCGGCGTATCTGCTTATCCATACGCCGCTCAAAATTTATGAAGTTTCCTCGGAGCTCGGGTACTCCAACGCCCATTATTTCATCAAGCTCTTCAAGGAATATGCGGGGATGACTCCGCATGAATACCGTGACCGGGCGCTGTAA